ATTCGTGCCGCCCGTGACGCCCTGGAAAATCGCATCATTCGTACGCCGATGCTGCCGCTTCGCCAGCAACCGTTTGCGCATCAGATCGGTGATGGCATTTCGGCATGGATCAAGCTTGAACTGTTTCAGCATGCGGGATCCTTCAAGGCACGCGGCAACCTGCTCGGCATTGAACGGCTAAGCCGCGATCAGCGCGCATCAGGTGTCATCGCGGCGAGCGGCGGCAACCATGCGCTGGCAGTGGCCTGGGCGGCGGCCCAAAACAAAGTGCATGCAAAGCTGATTATGCCCCGCGCCACCGACCCGCTGCGTGTCGACGGCTGCAAATCAATGGGCGCCGAGGTTGTGCTCGTTGATGACATCGCAGCCGCCTTTGACGTCATGAACCGGGATGCCGAAGCTGACGGTCTGACCGTCATGCACCCGTTCGAGGGCGAACATATGACCCTTGGTGCGGCGACGCTCGGCGCGGAGATTGTGGAAGACCTGCCCGATATCGACTGCATGGTCGTCGCCGTTGGCGGTGGCGGACTGATCGGCGGTGTCGCCGCGGCCATCGCTCAGGAGAAACCGGATTGCGAGATCATCGGGGTCGAACCGTTCGGAGCCGACAGCCTTTCACAGAGTTTCGAGCAGGGTGAGCCAGTGCGCATCGGCACAGTCGACACGATTGCAGACAGCCTGGGATCGCCCACTGCGCTCCCCTACTCTTTCGCCGTCGCCCGCCGTTATGTCAGCCGGATCGTGCGGATTGAAGACAAATCGATGCTGGAAGCCATGGCGCTGTTGCGCGACGGATTAAAGATCATCGCCGAACCGGCCTGCGCCGCTTCACTGGCGGCAATCATGGGTCCACTGCGCGATTCCCTGTTGGGGCGCAATGTCGGCATCCTTGCCTGCGGCTCCAATATCGGACAGCAGCGCTTTTCTGCTCTGCTGGGCGAGGACTAGAGAGTTTTCTTCGCCCATCGCCGGGTTGTTCTGATCCATTCCAGCGTACGCGCCTGCGGATTGTCGTTTGTGACTATATCGGTCACCACGGCAGCGATGTCCGCACCGGCATCAAAAACGCCGTGAAGGCGTGACGGATCGAGTCCTCCGATCGCAACGAGAGGTATGTCTCCGATGCGCTGTTTCCAGTCCCGGATACGGTCGCAGCCTTGCGGGCGCCAGGGCATCTTCTTCAGCCGGGTTTCATAAACGGGCCCGAGCGCCACGTAGTTCGGCTGGACAGCCAGAGCTGCTTTGAGCTCGCGACTATCGTGGGTGCTGACACCGACGCGTATTCCGGCAGCGCGGATGGCGGATACGTCCGCTCCGGCCAGATCCTCCTGGCCGAGATGGATGTAATCGCAGCCCTCTTCGATTGCGAGACGCCAGTAATCATTGAGAATCAGCTGGCAGCCATGGTCGCCGCATACCTGTTTGGCCGCCGCAATGTCGCGCCGCATATCTGCCTCGGACATGTTCTTCATCCGAAGCTGCACCAGCCGCACACCGAGCGGCACCAGCCGTGCAATCCACTCGGCATTGTCCACAACAAGGTAAAAGGGATCGAGCTTCATGAGAACGCCGCCATGCCAATGACCGGGGTTGAGGGTACCGCTGTATCGCGCGGTTCGAGGACACCGGCGTGCCAGGCTGTTCGTCCTGCTTTGACGGCAGCCGAAAATGCGCGAGCCATATAGACAGGGTCATTGGCGCGGGCAACCGCAGTGTTCAGTAGTACGGCATCATAGCCAAGTTCCATGACACAGGTCGCATGGGAAGGCCGGCCGATCCCGGCATCGACAATCAGCGGCACATCGGGGAAATGCCCGCGCAGGGACCGCAGGGCATCCGGGTTCGACGGTCCCCTTGCCGATCCGATGGGCGCACACCAGGGCATCAACACCTCGCATCCCGCATCGAGCAGACGCTCTGCGACCACTAGGTCGTCGGTCGTATAGGGAAATACATCAAAACCGTCCGCAGTCAGGATGCGCGCTGCCTCGACCAGCGCAAAGACGTCGGGCTGCAACGTGTCCTGATTGCCGATGATTTCGAGCTTGACCCAGGGTGTGCCGAAAATCTCGCGCGCCATATGGGCTGTCGTGACCGCCTCCTTGATGCTGTGACAGCCGGCTGTATTCGGCAGAACCGGAACATTCAAAGCCTTGATCAGCGACCAGAAGCCGCCTCCGGAGTCACCCGCCGGCGAAGCGGAGACCGTTTCGCGCCGCAGGGACACAGTCACTGCGGCAGCGCCGCCAGCCCGGACAGCGTCGGCCAACACATCCGGCGACGGATAGCGCGCCGTGCCGAGAATGAAGCGGGACGAGAGCTTTACGCCGTAAACTTCAAACATATCAGCCTCCCTGCATGGGTGAGAGAATTTCGACCCGGTCGCCGTCACTCAAAACGAATGAGACGCGCTCTTCACGCCGGATCAGTTCGCCATTGACGGCTGTTGCCAGCCAATCGCCTTCATAAGAAAATTCGCTGAGCAGCACATCCAACCGTCGCGCATTGGCTTTGACCGGCTGGCCATTGATCACGATGTCGATCGTTTCCATGTCAGGCTGCCCTCCCGGTCAAGGCCAGACCGGCGGCCCGCGCGGCCATCGCCGGCGCCAGAAGAAAACCATGGCGGTAAAAACCGTTTATGCTGATTGTTTCGCCGTTTCGGGTTACGCGCGGGAAGTTGTCGGGGAAAGCAGGACGCACACCGACACCAATCTCCTCGATGACGGCTTCGCCGAATGCCGGATGCAAGGCATAGGCCGCGTTGAGCAATTCCATCACGGATCGCGCAGTCGCAGGCCCTGCCGATGCGCTTTCGATCATGGTAGCGCCGATCATAAAGAGGCCATTACCGCGCGGGACGACATAGACCGGGATGCGCGGATGCAGAAGTCGGACCGGTCGGGACAGTATCAGGCCATCGACGCGCAGCAGCAGCATTTCACCACGCACGCCGCGCAGATCCGTGTGGCTACAGTTGAGCCCGGTGCAGTCGACAATCCGGTCGTAATTATCCTCGGGCGGCACAATGCTGCCGAGGTGAAATATGCAACCCGCATCGGTCAGCTGTCTTTGCAGCTCCTGCATCGCCGCTCGCGGGTCCAGGTGCGCCTCATCAGGAAAGTACAAACCGTCTGCAAAGCGCTCCGCCAGGTCGGGTTCCAGCCGGGCAATGGATGTCGCGTCTATCCTTTGATGGCCGCTGGAACGCCCGGCAAAGTGTCCAAGCTCGGCGCGATCCCGTACCCGTGCGACCACAAGGGTGCCGTTGGTTGATACGTGCCCGGGAAGTGCTTCGCTCCACCATTGCGGAGCCGTGCCGCCAAAATCAACGACACCTTGCCCGGCCGTCTCCGCCTCGCACCAGGGCGCAAGCATCCCGCCGGCAAACCAGGAGGCTGCGCCGCCCACCCTGTCGCGTGTGTCGATCACCGTGACCGACGCGCCGCGCCGGCAAAGTTCCCAAGCCGCCGTCAGGCCTGCCACGCCTGCGCCTTTGACCAGTATCCTCACAACCGGCACTCCAGGCATGACGGCCGGGATCGTGTCCGGTTTCGAAAATATAACATTGGTGCCTCCATCGACCTTTTCGGACGATCCAGAGACGCAGGTTGCGGATTGCTGAAAACGCTTCCAAAAAACAGGGTGCAGGCCCCGAAGCGCTTGTACCGTCCCTACGCCAGCGTGAACTGGATCAGGTTCAAAGGGTCACTGCGCCGCGATTGCCAGCAGTCTCTCAGCCCCTTGCCGGGACTCCCCTGGTGAATGACCAAAGAAGACCAAGGCAAGGCCGCATTGTCAAGCGCACAGTTGCCGCTTTCCGGATCAGGCGTATCACGTGGTGGCAGCCTTAAGAGCCGGCCGAGCCGTGATCGGGTTGCAGTGCGGCCCGTGCAGCCGAAACAATGGAAATCCATTCCGCAAATTCACCGAGACTTAGAATAAGCGATGCTCGACTTTGCCCGCGCTTCAAATCATTTTCGTCATAGAAACCAGTGCCCTGTGCAGCAAGGATGCCTTCCTCAAGGGGCCAACATCGAGCAGGGCATGTTTGTGCCGCACAACGACGCGGAAAGACCGCTTGGAGACGACATGAAGACTTTCAATGAAGAAACCGTTCTTTCGGTTCATCACTGGAACGATACGCTTTTCAGTTTCAAGACAACCCGCGACGCAGGGTTTCGTTTCCGCAATGGCGAATTCACCATGCTGGGGCTTGAAGTGGACGGACGCCCCCTGTTGCGTGCCTATTCCATGGCCAGTGCAAACCATGAGGAAAATCTGGAATTCTTCAGCATCAAGGTGCCGGACGGACCGCTGACTTCACGGCTGCAGCATCTGAAAGAAGGGCAATCCATTCTCGTCGGCACCAAACCGACGGGCACCCTGGTCACCGACCACCTGCTGCCCGGCAAAAATCTCTATCTTCTGGGAACCGGAACAGGCCTCGCGCCGTTCCTCAGCCTCATCAAGGACCCGACCGTCTATGAGTCGTTCGAGAAGATTGTCCTCGTTCACGGTGTGCGTTTCATCAAGGACCTGGCCTATTCCGATTACATTGCCGGGGAACTGCCGGCCAACGAGTATTTCGGCGATATGGTGCGCGAGCAATTGACCTACTACCCGACGGTGACCCGTGAGCCATATGTCCACAACGGGCGCATCACCGAGCTGATGGAAAGCGGCAAGCTGTTCGACGATATCGGCCTTCCACAGATCGACAAGGACAACGACCGGGTCATTTTGTGCGGCGGTCCGCAAATGCTTGAAGACACGCGGTCTTTCTTTGAAGCACGCGGTTTTACGGAAGGGACGCGCGCCAATGCCGGAAGCTTCCTGATCGAAAAGGCCTTCGTGGAAAAGTAAGCGAGCCACGGATAAGGCAGGGCGGCCACAAGGCGGACAAATTTCTGTAGATGCTTGCGCGGCCCGTTCAGAAACCGCACAAGCCCCCCATGCCTGCCCTGCGACGAAAACACCGGTTCATCCTAGCCTTTGCCGCCGCATTGTTCGCCGCCCTCGCAGCGGCTTATGCGTCTGCACCCTATCTTCCCCGCCTCGCCGCCGAGGGCTATCCGTCAGATCGTTGGCCGTCGGCGGGATCCCACTTGGTTGTGAAGGGTGTACAAACCCCGATCCTGCTTCAAGGCGAGACCACACCGCCAAGCGAGCGGGCCACGGCATTGTTTACGGACAATGGCGGACGGGCCCTGCTTGTGTGGCAAGGCGGTGATCTGCGGTCGGAATTCTACGACACCGCCGCAGGTCCGGATACGCGCTTCAACTCGTTTTCCATGGTGAAATCCCTTGTCGGAGCGCTTGTCTTACGGGCGCATGCGGAAGGCCTGATTGCCGAATTGTCCGACCCGATCGGACGCTATCTGCCTGATATCGGCGATGCGGGGCTGCGCGCGGTGCCGATCGAACGCTTTTTGACCATGCGAAGCGGTGTGACTTTCGAAGCCGGCACAAAGGTGCCGGTCGGCTTCAGCGGCCATAAGGAAGGGGCCGTCGAGTTCAACCCGTTCGGGCCGATGGTCCGGTTGCATATGCTTGGTCTTGGCGCCGTATCAAACCGGCTACACAGCGAAAACGGCAGTTCCCCGGCCTTCAACTATCAGAATGTCAACACCGCTATTTTGGGGCATTTAATCTCTACGCTTTACGCACAACCGCTTGAGTCGATCGTTTCGGAGAAGATCTGGCAACCGAGCGGTGCCGGCGATGCGTTCTGGCGCAGACCGTCCGAGGACCTCCCGGTGTCGGCCTATTGCTGTCTCTACGCAACGGCACGAGACTGGGTAAGGGTCGGTGTTTTCATGCTTCAAAACGGGACAGATGACGCACCCTTCATGCCAGACCAGCTTTGGAAACAGTTCTTCGGGTCCGATGTGTCGAGTGAGGAACGGCATGCCGGAACCTATGGCACCCATGTTTATCAAAACGTCCTGGACCGGTCAGGAGAGCCCCTTCAAGGGCCGTTCACCTATATGATGGGCCGAGGGGGCCAGATTACCTATATGATGCCGGAGCGGAATCTCGTGGTTGTGCGCTTCGGCGAGCGCATCCCGTTGCTGCACTCGACACTCTATGCGGCCTGGGACAGTGTTCCAAGTAATGAGCCAGTTGGTCAGACAGCGGGCAAGGCAGGCTCCAAAAACTGAGAGCGCTGCTCGGTTTACGATGAGATTTCAAAAGCCGCCAAGGGATTCCTCAGTGTTGTGTCAGCCCTCCAGGCGAACCCAGTCCTCCGGGACGATATCGGGATTGTGTGCCGAGGGGTCGGCAAACCAGCGGGCTGGAGCGACTACAAGCTTTTCGGGCGACGGATTGAGCCAGGCGCCCCACCATGAAAACGAGCTGTTTGCCACAACGTGGTGACGGCAGGCCGACATCAGCCGCAAATCCTCGTAGTTCTTCGCGCCATTGTGGCTGACGATCCGCATTTCGTAGGGCAGACGCAGATTGTCTGCGACCCAGCCCGGTTCATCGGAAAACACATAAAAGACCGGTTCCTGCCCCATCGTGCGGGCAATCAGGCTTGCTGCATTTTCATAGTATGCAAGCGAGCAGATGCCGTGCACCGCATTGGCCTTGGGGTCGCTGACATAGTCCCCGCGCCGGATATGCAGAGACGCGGCCGGCGTGATCATGATCTCGTCAAACAGCCTCGCATTCGTTTCATCCGGCTCGGTCTTTACCGACAGCTCCTTGCGTATTTCTTCTTTGAAATCCGCAAAGAACCGTTCCGATTGCCAGTATCCATGCAGCCAGACGTCTGCAGGCAACCCGATAATCTGCGGATCGAAGGCGGCCCCGTTCTGGCGTACAAATTTTGGCGGCAATCCCAATCCACGCCATAAAAGATAGCGCAGCTTCTGTTTCTTGCTTGGCGGCAAGTCGCGATCCGGAACCTTCGCGTTAACGATGTTGAGATGATGCAGCCCGGGCCTTTGTCCGGGGCCGGCAACAAAATCACGGGTATCGAGAACGATCTCGCTACCGGTGCGCAGTGCCAGTGCGCGCCCACAGGCATATTGGAACATCTGGTTTCCCAGACCTCCGAAGATACGGACGTAGATTTTGCCGGTTTTGATCACGTCGAATCAGGACGTGTTTGACCGCATGTCGCCCTATACGTCATGCGCACGATTGCTTCTGAACAGAATCCTTTTTTCAATCGACAGCTTCCACCCAACCGGATAATGGCCCCTGCCCTCAATAGCCGATTGGCACAGAACAGAAAATAGGAATCAGGATACGGGCGCGACGTGTTGATCAGTCGCGCAAGTTCCGGGCGGATGCCACTAGCAGATCTGCTGCAAAGGAGGCGGCGATGGCGGCGCCCTCGTCATATTTTGCCTTGTTCGTGGCCACCATCAACAGTTTTTCCGCGAACTCTTCATCGCTGGTCGCCTGCTCACAATTGCCGTGGGACAGCACATTTCTCATTGCCATGCCATTGCTGCAGACAATCGGCTTTCCGGCAAAGACCCCATCCATGATCATACCGGATCCGCTGAACTGGTAGCGGCTCACATTATAGGGCAGCAACAGGATGTCGGCATCCAGGACCAGCCGCCTGAAACGCTGTTCAGAAAGGCCGCTACCGACAAAATCGATTGTGATATTCGGATTTGCGAGCCGATTGAAGCGTGTTTTCAGTTCCAGGGACAACCGGCGCAGCCGCTTGGTTCCAACGGCCTGATACAAAAAATGTATCCGCAGTTTCTCCGAATGCCGATCGGTCAGCCGTCCCAGGTGTTTCATGATCGAGGGAATGCGATAGCTTCCCTTCTCGGACCTTTGCCGCCCCAGAACGCCAATGGTCGTCACATCCTCAAAGCCTCTTTTTCCGGCCTCGATATCCGGATCGTCCGGCAAGATCGTACAGGGCAGATTAAGCTGGCCCGCAATCGGCAGGCCGTATCTGTCTTCGAAATGGGCCTGCAGTTCTTCGGCTTCGGTGAGAAGCTTGATTTTACCGGATTGGCAGGCGTTGCGCAGCCTATCAAGGAAAACGTCCGAGCAACCGGACAGGATGTCGGCACTTAAAATGCGCAGCTTAGCTGTCGGAGAGTCTTCATCGGCATGTTCTTCGTAGTACGCCATGAGCGCTTCGATCTCATCCGGGCCAGCCGACGGCACGAGTATGAGATCGGCTTGCGTGAGACCCGTTGACAGGACAGCTTCCTTCAACTCGGCCCCGAAATGAGCGCCCCTGGGAAGAACCGGCATAATGTTGAGGTCATCGATTTGACCTGACAGGCCAAAACCGTAGCGGGTGGCAATTGCAATCTCGCTTTGCGGCAATAGCGATTGGACTGCCTTGATCTGGGTGTGCTCGTGCCCGTCCAGCGATTCCAGTTGCGGCTGCACCATCAAGATTTTTTTGGGATCCCGGATGCCTGTCATGTCGCCTTTGAATATCTGGTTGTGAGCATTGCCGCCGCGAGACCGCAACAGAACCGCACCGCCCCGTCGGGACCTCGCGCCCACCATTATCAAACGCCGCCCGATTAACAAGCATTCACCTGAAAATACAGCGATCCGCGACAGGCGCACGTTCACATTCGCTGGCCGATCCTGTAATAGCCGCGATAGTTTTGACAGGTCATTGTCACTCCATAGGGCGCCACGACGTTGAAATCCTTATTCAAACGATGGTCAAAGTCGTATCGAAAACGGCAACGTGTGGAATCGCTGCGGCGCGACGCCCATCGCAAACATGCCCTTTTGAGCTATTTGAACGAAGGTATCCGCCTTGCAGAAGATGATCCCTTTTTCGACGGGCACACCAATAAATGGGAATGCCGGGAGATCGCTCATATTCTGTTCGATCTCGGGTACAATGTGGACGTCATACACTACCTGAATGATAGTTTCTTGCCTGCAAAGCCCTATGACGTCGTCATCGATCTTCACGGCAATCTACCAAGGCTCGCGCCACATCTAACGCCTGATTGCCGGATGGTCCTGCATGCAACCGGCTCTTACGTGCCCTCCATGATGGAGGCTGAGGCGCAACGGCTTGAGGCCTTGAAACGCCGGCGCGGCATAAAGTGCAGACCGAGGCGTATATCCGATGGCGATGCGTTCAAGGCATCGATCGAAGCAAGCGGACACATAAGCCTCATTGGCAACAGGACCACGCTGTCGACCTATCCCTTGAATGCACAGTCGAAAATAACCTGTATCAACCCGTCACCCTCCAGAACAAAAGCCGTTGATCGATCGTCGTTGCCGGAGCAGCGGGAGTTCATGTGGCTGGGCGGCGGCGGTGCCGTATTGAAGGGGCTCGACCTGCTGCTGGACTGTTTTGTACGGCGTCCCGATCTGCACCTGCACATCGTTGGCGGCGTTAGCGGTGAACGCGATTTTTCTGCCGGCTATGCAACGGAACTGTTTCAGACCGACAACATCCACTACCACGGTTTCATGGACCTTGCCGGTGACGAGTTCAACACATTGGCGGCCCGGTGCGTCAGCGTGTTGAAACCTTCGGCTTCAGAGGGCATGTCGACGTCGGTGACAACAGCAATGACGATCGGCCTTTATCCCATCATCTCGAGGCAAACCGGAATTGATCTGCCCGATGGCGCCGGCATTTATTTGCGGGAACTGACCTGTGACGCCATTGACGAAGCAATCGACCGATTTCTCCTGCTGAGCGATGAGCAATTGCTTGACGATTTGGCCAACATCAAACGCTATGCTCAAACGCAATACTCGAGGCAAGCCTTCTCAAGCCAGTACAGAAGCTTTCTGACCAACACCGTTGGCGTCTAGAACCTCAACCCTTCGGCAAAACCACAGTGGCGGTCAGGCCACCCTGCTCCCGGTTCGTCAGTTTCAAAGTTCCGCCATGGGCGTGAATATTTGAGCGGGCGATGGCAAGGCCAAGACCGATGCCACCTGTCTCCTCGCTGCGGGAATCTTCCAGGCGCAGGAAAGGCTCAAAAACCTCGTCGAGCCTGTCCTCCGGGATGCCCGGACCTTTGTCGGAGATTGTGATACGGACCGAGCGTTCATCGTCGGAAAGTCCGATACCGGCTTCACCGCCGTAACGCACGGCGTTGTCGATGAGGTTACGCAATGCGCGCTTGATGGCAAGCGGACGGCATGTGACGATGATGCGGCCGCTGTTTTCAGACAGGCCTCCATCAAACTGTACGGGTTGGCCCATGTCCTGGTAATCGGTGA
This portion of the Hoeflea prorocentri genome encodes:
- a CDS encoding glycosyltransferase, yielding MESLRRDAHRKHALLSYLNEGIRLAEDDPFFDGHTNKWECREIAHILFDLGYNVDVIHYLNDSFLPAKPYDVVIDLHGNLPRLAPHLTPDCRMVLHATGSYVPSMMEAEAQRLEALKRRRGIKCRPRRISDGDAFKASIEASGHISLIGNRTTLSTYPLNAQSKITCINPSPSRTKAVDRSSLPEQREFMWLGGGGAVLKGLDLLLDCFVRRPDLHLHIVGGVSGERDFSAGYATELFQTDNIHYHGFMDLAGDEFNTLAARCVSVLKPSASEGMSTSVTTAMTIGLYPIISRQTGIDLPDGAGIYLRELTCDAIDEAIDRFLLLSDEQLLDDLANIKRYAQTQYSRQAFSSQYRSFLTNTVGV
- the thiO gene encoding glycine oxidase ThiO, encoding MPGVPVVRILVKGAGVAGLTAAWELCRRGASVTVIDTRDRVGGAASWFAGGMLAPWCEAETAGQGVVDFGGTAPQWWSEALPGHVSTNGTLVVARVRDRAELGHFAGRSSGHQRIDATSIARLEPDLAERFADGLYFPDEAHLDPRAAMQELQRQLTDAGCIFHLGSIVPPEDNYDRIVDCTGLNCSHTDLRGVRGEMLLLRVDGLILSRPVRLLHPRIPVYVVPRGNGLFMIGATMIESASAGPATARSVMELLNAAYALHPAFGEAVIEEIGVGVRPAFPDNFPRVTRNGETISINGFYRHGFLLAPAMAARAAGLALTGRAA
- a CDS encoding thiamine phosphate synthase — translated: MKLDPFYLVVDNAEWIARLVPLGVRLVQLRMKNMSEADMRRDIAAAKQVCGDHGCQLILNDYWRLAIEEGCDYIHLGQEDLAGADVSAIRAAGIRVGVSTHDSRELKAALAVQPNYVALGPVYETRLKKMPWRPQGCDRIRDWKQRIGDIPLVAIGGLDPSRLHGVFDAGADIAAVVTDIVTNDNPQARTLEWIRTTRRWAKKTL
- the thiS gene encoding sulfur carrier protein ThiS; protein product: MDIVINGQPVKANARRLDVLLSEFSYEGDWLATAVNGELIRREERVSFVLSDGDRVEILSPMQGG
- a CDS encoding ferredoxin--NADP reductase, with product MKTFNEETVLSVHHWNDTLFSFKTTRDAGFRFRNGEFTMLGLEVDGRPLLRAYSMASANHEENLEFFSIKVPDGPLTSRLQHLKEGQSILVGTKPTGTLVTDHLLPGKNLYLLGTGTGLAPFLSLIKDPTVYESFEKIVLVHGVRFIKDLAYSDYIAGELPANEYFGDMVREQLTYYPTVTREPYVHNGRITELMESGKLFDDIGLPQIDKDNDRVILCGGPQMLEDTRSFFEARGFTEGTRANAGSFLIEKAFVEK
- a CDS encoding alpha-1,2-fucosyltransferase, whose product is MIKTGKIYVRIFGGLGNQMFQYACGRALALRTGSEIVLDTRDFVAGPGQRPGLHHLNIVNAKVPDRDLPPSKKQKLRYLLWRGLGLPPKFVRQNGAAFDPQIIGLPADVWLHGYWQSERFFADFKEEIRKELSVKTEPDETNARLFDEIMITPAASLHIRRGDYVSDPKANAVHGICSLAYYENAASLIARTMGQEPVFYVFSDEPGWVADNLRLPYEMRIVSHNGAKNYEDLRLMSACRHHVVANSSFSWWGAWLNPSPEKLVVAPARWFADPSAHNPDIVPEDWVRLEG
- a CDS encoding thiazole synthase, with product MFEVYGVKLSSRFILGTARYPSPDVLADAVRAGGAAAVTVSLRRETVSASPAGDSGGGFWSLIKALNVPVLPNTAGCHSIKEAVTTAHMAREIFGTPWVKLEIIGNQDTLQPDVFALVEAARILTADGFDVFPYTTDDLVVAERLLDAGCEVLMPWCAPIGSARGPSNPDALRSLRGHFPDVPLIVDAGIGRPSHATCVMELGYDAVLLNTAVARANDPVYMARAFSAAVKAGRTAWHAGVLEPRDTAVPSTPVIGMAAFS
- a CDS encoding threonine ammonia-lyase, with amino-acid sequence MTPSDISPSSIRAARDALENRIIRTPMLPLRQQPFAHQIGDGISAWIKLELFQHAGSFKARGNLLGIERLSRDQRASGVIAASGGNHALAVAWAAAQNKVHAKLIMPRATDPLRVDGCKSMGAEVVLVDDIAAAFDVMNRDAEADGLTVMHPFEGEHMTLGAATLGAEIVEDLPDIDCMVVAVGGGGLIGGVAAAIAQEKPDCEIIGVEPFGADSLSQSFEQGEPVRIGTVDTIADSLGSPTALPYSFAVARRYVSRIVRIEDKSMLEAMALLRDGLKIIAEPACAASLAAIMGPLRDSLLGRNVGILACGSNIGQQRFSALLGED
- a CDS encoding serine hydrolase domain-containing protein — protein: MPALRRKHRFILAFAAALFAALAAAYASAPYLPRLAAEGYPSDRWPSAGSHLVVKGVQTPILLQGETTPPSERATALFTDNGGRALLVWQGGDLRSEFYDTAAGPDTRFNSFSMVKSLVGALVLRAHAEGLIAELSDPIGRYLPDIGDAGLRAVPIERFLTMRSGVTFEAGTKVPVGFSGHKEGAVEFNPFGPMVRLHMLGLGAVSNRLHSENGSSPAFNYQNVNTAILGHLISTLYAQPLESIVSEKIWQPSGAGDAFWRRPSEDLPVSAYCCLYATARDWVRVGVFMLQNGTDDAPFMPDQLWKQFFGSDVSSEERHAGTYGTHVYQNVLDRSGEPLQGPFTYMMGRGGQITYMMPERNLVVVRFGERIPLLHSTLYAAWDSVPSNEPVGQTAGKAGSKN